One segment of Pseudomonas sp. FP2196 DNA contains the following:
- a CDS encoding DMT family transporter, whose protein sequence is MNLNVLYALAAAALFGASTPLAKLLGVETNPVLLAGLLYLGSGLGLGVVRFVRDRAWRRSGLTAEEWPWLIGAIVFGGVLAPTALMFGLTRTTGATASLMLNLESVLTAVLAWAVFKENADRRIVIGMIAIVLGGVVLAWPQETATAHDWTGPLAVAFACLCWAIDNNLTRKVSASDALFIAGSKGLAAGVVNCSLALFIGVQLPAAGSLVSIMLVGFLGYGVSLVLFVLALRGLGSARTGAYFSTAPFLGAVISIMVLGESVSLMFALAAALMAFGVWIHLMENHAHEHQHEPLEHDHRHTHDEHHQHEHDFAWDGTEPHSHPHGHTPISHSHAHFPDIHHRHRH, encoded by the coding sequence ATGAATTTGAATGTTCTCTACGCGTTGGCGGCTGCAGCTTTGTTCGGCGCCAGCACGCCACTCGCCAAGCTTTTGGGGGTGGAGACAAACCCCGTCCTGTTGGCCGGGCTGCTCTATCTGGGAAGTGGTTTGGGGCTGGGTGTCGTACGTTTTGTTCGCGATCGAGCGTGGCGGCGTTCAGGGCTAACGGCAGAGGAGTGGCCCTGGCTGATCGGTGCCATCGTCTTTGGCGGTGTACTGGCGCCGACCGCCCTGATGTTCGGTCTGACTCGAACGACCGGGGCCACAGCCTCGCTGATGCTCAATCTTGAGTCGGTGCTGACTGCGGTGCTGGCGTGGGCGGTATTCAAGGAAAATGCTGATCGCCGGATCGTGATTGGCATGATCGCGATTGTCCTGGGCGGTGTCGTGCTGGCATGGCCACAAGAGACGGCGACGGCCCATGACTGGACGGGGCCACTGGCGGTGGCTTTCGCTTGTTTGTGTTGGGCGATCGATAACAATCTGACCCGTAAAGTCTCGGCCTCGGACGCGCTGTTTATCGCCGGCAGCAAAGGTCTGGCGGCCGGTGTGGTCAATTGTTCTCTGGCATTGTTCATTGGCGTGCAACTGCCTGCTGCGGGCTCATTGGTCTCAATCATGCTGGTGGGATTTCTCGGCTATGGCGTTAGCCTGGTGCTGTTCGTTCTCGCCCTTCGCGGACTGGGCAGCGCTCGTACGGGCGCGTACTTTTCCACGGCACCGTTTTTGGGGGCAGTTATTTCGATCATGGTGCTGGGCGAGTCGGTATCGCTGATGTTCGCCCTCGCGGCAGCGTTAATGGCTTTCGGTGTGTGGATTCACCTGATGGAAAATCATGCTCACGAGCATCAACATGAACCGCTAGAGCACGACCATCGCCATACCCACGACGAACACCACCAGCATGAACATGACTTTGCGTGGGACGGCACCGAGCCGCACAGTCATCCGCATGGGCATACTCCGATAAGCCACAGCCATGCGCATTTCCCCGATATTCATCATCGGCATCGTCACTGA
- a CDS encoding FAD-binding and (Fe-S)-binding domain-containing protein codes for MTLPANFLRDVQQLIPADRRFDDPLSTLAFGTDASFYRLIPQLVIRVESENEVVTLLKLAQRDRVPVTFRAAGTSLSGQAISDSVLIVLGDKWNAREIRGEGTQIRLQPGVIGAQANAWLAPFGRKIGPDPASINACKIGGIVANNASGMCCGTAQNTYHTLAGIRLVLADGTCLDTEDAASVAAFHASHADLLERLATLGRETRANAELAARIRHKYRLKNTTGLSLNALVDFDAPVDILSHLLVGSEGTLGFISAVTYDTVIDHPNKASALIVFPDVETCCNAVTVLKSQPVSAVELLDRRSLRSVQDKPGMPSFVQQLSNNACALLIESRAASSTLLQEQLAQIMASLSGFPVEKQVDFTEDPVENARLWAIRKDTFPAVGAVRKTGTTVIIEDVTFPIEQLAIGVNRLIELFDKHSYDEAILFGHALEGNLHFVFTQGFNSPEEVARYQAFMDDVAQLVAVEFGGSLKAEHGTGRNMAPFVELEWGSDAYQLMWQLKRLLDPSGILNPDVVLSEDPQIHLKHLKPLPAADEIVDKCIECGFCEPVCPSKGLTLSPRQRIVIWRDIQAKKRAGIDTTELEKAYEYQGIDTCAATGLCAQRCPVGINTGDLVKKLRGRHATHQKTADWIEGNFAKTLQGARFTLHVANGARMLLGAPRLAKLSATLTRLSKGQVPLWTNAMPQPEKAIRFSPSVSDERPRVVYLAACVSRVMGPAAGDKEQMSLYDKTRGLLEKAGYQVVFPDNQDNLCCGQPFASKGYAEQAEHKRQELISALLHASRGGLDPIYCDTSPCTLRLVQDVGDVRLDLYDPVRFIRTHLLDRLEFTPQEAPIAVHVTCSTQHLGESQALIDLARKCSKNVVIPEGIHCCGFAGDKGFTTPELNSHSLRTLKDAVQHCSEGISTSRTCEIGLTQHGGIDYHGLVYLVDRVTRAKAC; via the coding sequence ATGACGTTACCGGCGAATTTCCTGCGCGATGTGCAACAACTGATTCCGGCGGATCGCCGCTTCGATGATCCGCTGTCGACATTGGCCTTCGGCACCGACGCCAGTTTCTATCGACTGATTCCGCAACTGGTGATCCGCGTCGAGTCTGAAAACGAAGTGGTGACACTGCTGAAACTGGCGCAGCGCGACCGTGTGCCGGTGACCTTCCGCGCCGCAGGCACCAGCCTGTCCGGGCAGGCCATCAGCGACTCCGTTTTGATTGTGCTTGGGGATAAATGGAACGCTCGCGAGATACGCGGCGAAGGCACGCAAATCCGTCTGCAACCGGGAGTGATCGGCGCACAAGCCAACGCCTGGCTGGCTCCGTTCGGGCGCAAGATCGGCCCGGATCCGGCGTCGATCAACGCCTGCAAAATCGGCGGTATTGTCGCCAACAACGCCAGCGGCATGTGCTGCGGCACTGCGCAAAACACTTATCACACGCTGGCCGGGATTCGTCTGGTACTGGCAGACGGCACGTGCCTTGATACGGAAGATGCCGCCAGTGTTGCGGCGTTTCACGCAAGCCATGCGGATCTGCTGGAACGCTTGGCGACTTTGGGCCGCGAGACCCGCGCCAATGCCGAACTGGCTGCAAGAATTCGCCACAAATACCGTCTGAAAAACACCACCGGCCTGTCGCTCAACGCCCTGGTGGATTTCGACGCCCCTGTGGATATCTTGAGTCACTTGCTGGTGGGTTCGGAAGGCACCCTTGGCTTCATCAGTGCGGTGACTTACGACACGGTGATCGATCATCCGAACAAGGCTTCGGCGCTGATCGTATTCCCGGATGTGGAAACCTGCTGCAACGCCGTCACCGTGCTGAAGAGCCAACCCGTATCCGCGGTGGAGTTGCTGGATCGGCGGAGTCTTCGCTCGGTGCAGGACAAACCGGGCATGCCCTCATTCGTACAACAACTGTCGAATAATGCCTGTGCGTTACTGATCGAGTCCCGCGCGGCGTCTTCCACGTTGCTGCAGGAACAACTGGCGCAGATCATGGCATCGCTCAGCGGCTTCCCGGTGGAAAAACAGGTCGACTTCACCGAAGACCCGGTCGAGAACGCCCGACTCTGGGCAATCCGCAAGGACACCTTCCCCGCCGTCGGTGCCGTGCGTAAAACCGGGACCACGGTGATCATTGAGGACGTGACCTTCCCGATCGAGCAACTGGCCATCGGTGTAAACCGCTTGATCGAGCTGTTCGACAAACATTCCTACGACGAAGCGATCCTTTTCGGGCACGCCCTGGAAGGCAATCTGCATTTCGTCTTCACCCAAGGCTTCAACAGCCCGGAAGAAGTCGCACGCTATCAAGCATTCATGGACGACGTCGCGCAACTGGTGGCGGTGGAATTCGGCGGTTCGCTGAAAGCTGAGCACGGCACCGGGCGCAACATGGCGCCGTTCGTCGAGCTGGAATGGGGCAGCGACGCGTATCAGTTGATGTGGCAGCTCAAACGTCTGCTCGACCCGAGCGGCATTCTTAACCCGGACGTAGTACTCAGCGAAGATCCGCAGATCCACCTCAAGCACCTGAAGCCGCTGCCGGCAGCCGACGAGATTGTCGATAAATGCATCGAGTGCGGTTTCTGCGAACCGGTTTGCCCGTCGAAAGGCCTGACCCTCAGCCCACGCCAGCGCATTGTGATCTGGCGCGACATTCAGGCGAAAAAACGAGCAGGTATCGACACCACTGAACTGGAAAAAGCCTACGAGTACCAAGGCATCGACACCTGCGCGGCGACCGGGTTGTGCGCACAACGTTGTCCTGTAGGCATCAACACCGGTGACCTGGTGAAAAAGCTGCGTGGCCGACACGCGACGCATCAGAAAACCGCCGACTGGATTGAAGGAAATTTCGCCAAGACCCTGCAAGGCGCGCGCTTCACCCTGCACGTGGCCAACGGTGCGCGGATGCTGCTGGGGGCACCGCGATTGGCGAAGCTTTCGGCGACCCTGACCCGCTTGTCCAAAGGCCAGGTGCCGCTTTGGACGAATGCCATGCCGCAGCCGGAGAAAGCCATTCGCTTCAGCCCGAGTGTGTCGGATGAGCGCCCGCGAGTGGTCTACCTGGCCGCTTGTGTATCGCGGGTCATGGGCCCGGCGGCGGGTGATAAAGAGCAGATGTCGCTGTACGACAAAACACGCGGACTGCTGGAAAAGGCCGGTTATCAAGTGGTCTTTCCGGACAATCAGGACAACCTTTGCTGCGGCCAACCCTTCGCCTCCAAAGGCTATGCCGAACAAGCCGAACACAAGCGTCAGGAGTTGATCAGCGCACTGCTGCACGCGAGTCGCGGCGGGCTTGATCCGATCTATTGCGACACCAGCCCGTGCACGTTGCGACTGGTGCAGGATGTGGGAGATGTTCGTCTGGATCTATACGACCCGGTGCGCTTCATCCGTACGCATCTTCTTGATCGATTGGAATTCACCCCACAGGAAGCGCCGATTGCCGTACACGTCACCTGCAGCACTCAGCACCTTGGCGAAAGCCAGGCGCTGATTGATCTGGCGCGCAAGTGCAGTAAAAACGTGGTGATTCCGGAGGGCATTCACTGTTGTGGTTTTGCGGGCGACAAGGGCTTTACCACGCCGGAGCTGAACAGCCACTCGCTGCGCACACTCAAGGACGCGGTGCAGCATTGCAGTGAAGGGATTTCCACCAGCCGGACGTGCGAAATCGGCCTGACGCAGCATGGCGGCATTGACTACCACGGGCTGGTCTATCTGGTTGATCGGGTCACTCGAGCGAAGGCCTGCTGA
- a CDS encoding LutB/LldF family L-lactate oxidation iron-sulfur protein — protein sequence MSTSTIIPTVTVEEAFRTRAHNALGDAQLRNNFRTAMDSLMTKRAAAFSDAHEREHLRALGNSIKARALSKLPDLLEQLEQNLTRNGVTVHWAETVDEANGIVLSIIRAHEARQVIKGKSMVSEEMEMNHFLEAQDIECLESDMGEYIVQLDHEKPSHIIMPAIHKNAGQVASLFHDKLGVEYTKDVDQLIQIGRRVLRQKFFEADIGVSGVNFAVAETGTLLLVENEGNGRMTTTVPPVHIAVTGIEKVVENLRDVVPLLSLLTRSALGIPITTYVNMISGPRKEHELDGPQEVHLVLLDNGRSQAFADSELRQTLNCIRCGACMNHCPVYTRIGGHAYGEVYPGPIGKIITPHMVGLAKVPDHPSASSLCGACGEVCPVKIPIPALLRRLREENVKAPDSPHQVMRGQGSKYSRKERFIWNAWAKLNSSPTLYRLFGFFATRLRALTPSNVGPWTQNHSAPKPAARSLHDMAREHLAKQGDR from the coding sequence ATGAGCACCTCGACGATTATTCCTACGGTCACCGTAGAAGAAGCTTTCCGCACCCGGGCGCATAACGCACTGGGTGATGCGCAGCTGCGGAACAACTTCCGTACCGCGATGGATTCACTGATGACCAAACGGGCAGCGGCTTTCAGCGATGCCCACGAAAGAGAACATTTGCGCGCTTTGGGCAACTCGATCAAAGCCCGCGCGCTCTCCAAGTTGCCCGACCTGCTCGAGCAACTGGAACAGAACCTGACCCGCAACGGTGTGACAGTGCACTGGGCGGAAACGGTGGACGAAGCCAATGGCATCGTCTTATCGATCATCCGCGCTCACGAGGCGCGGCAAGTGATCAAGGGCAAATCGATGGTCAGCGAAGAGATGGAGATGAACCATTTCCTCGAGGCTCAAGACATTGAATGTCTGGAGTCCGACATGGGGGAGTACATCGTCCAGCTCGACCACGAGAAGCCTTCACACATCATTATGCCGGCGATCCACAAGAATGCCGGTCAGGTCGCGTCCTTGTTCCACGACAAACTTGGCGTGGAATACACCAAGGACGTTGACCAACTCATTCAGATCGGTCGCAGAGTCCTGCGGCAGAAATTCTTTGAAGCGGACATCGGCGTCTCCGGCGTCAACTTCGCCGTGGCCGAAACCGGCACCCTGTTGCTGGTGGAAAACGAAGGCAACGGCCGCATGACCACCACCGTGCCGCCGGTGCACATCGCCGTCACCGGCATCGAAAAAGTCGTGGAAAACCTGCGCGACGTGGTGCCGCTGCTGTCGCTGCTGACCCGTTCGGCGCTGGGCATTCCGATCACCACTTACGTCAACATGATCTCCGGCCCGCGCAAGGAGCATGAGCTCGACGGCCCGCAAGAAGTGCATCTGGTGCTTCTCGACAACGGTCGCAGCCAGGCCTTTGCCGACAGCGAATTGCGCCAGACCCTGAACTGCATACGCTGCGGCGCGTGCATGAATCACTGCCCGGTCTACACCCGAATCGGTGGCCACGCCTATGGCGAGGTTTACCCGGGGCCGATCGGCAAAATCATCACCCCGCACATGGTCGGTCTGGCGAAAGTCCCGGATCACCCGAGTGCGTCTTCGCTCTGCGGCGCCTGCGGTGAAGTGTGTCCGGTAAAAATTCCGATCCCTGCATTGCTACGTCGCCTACGCGAAGAGAACGTAAAAGCCCCGGACAGCCCACATCAAGTGATGCGCGGCCAAGGCAGCAAGTATTCGCGCAAGGAGCGCTTCATCTGGAACGCCTGGGCCAAGCTCAACAGTTCGCCGACGCTGTATCGGCTGTTCGGCTTCTTCGCCACGCGCCTGCGCGCCCTCACTCCGAGCAACGTTGGCCCGTGGACGCAGAACCACAGTGCGCCGAAACCCGCCGCCCGCTCACTGCATGACATGGCCCGCGAGCATCTGGCCAAACAGGGAGACCGCTGA
- a CDS encoding lactate utilization protein, whose product MSAKQNILAKLRKSLTGATPIADDFDVDLVTQPYTYSAEQRIPQLRKLMEAVHTEIHLTSAEEWPALLAQLLRDRQLPSLLIAPTTPHGQRITQHWANNPDLPALKSYDRPMEEWKTELFNDTPASLTGTLGAIAATGSLIIWPTREEPRLMSLVPPVHFALLKASEIRDNFYQVQQEFEWAQGMPTNALLVSGPSKTADIEQVLAYGAHGPKDLVVLILEDQ is encoded by the coding sequence ATGAGCGCCAAGCAAAATATCCTCGCCAAACTACGCAAAAGTCTGACCGGCGCCACGCCGATTGCCGACGACTTCGATGTCGATCTGGTGACCCAGCCTTACACCTACAGCGCCGAACAGCGCATTCCGCAACTGCGCAAATTGATGGAAGCGGTACACACCGAAATCCATCTGACGTCTGCTGAGGAATGGCCAGCGCTGCTCGCTCAATTACTGCGTGATCGTCAGTTGCCGAGTCTGTTGATCGCACCGACAACGCCCCACGGGCAACGCATCACACAACACTGGGCGAACAATCCTGATCTGCCGGCACTGAAATCCTACGACCGGCCGATGGAAGAATGGAAAACCGAGTTGTTCAACGACACGCCGGCCAGCCTCACCGGCACCCTCGGCGCCATTGCCGCCACTGGCAGCCTGATTATCTGGCCGACCCGCGAAGAACCACGGCTGATGAGTCTGGTGCCGCCGGTGCATTTCGCCCTGCTCAAGGCCAGCGAAATCCGCGACAACTTCTATCAGGTGCAACAGGAATTCGAATGGGCGCAAGGCATGCCGACCAACGCCTTGCTGGTGTCGGGCCCGTCGAAAACCGCTGACATCGAGCAAGTGCTGGCCTACGGCGCCCACGGTCCGAAAGACCTGGTGGTTCTGATTCTGGAGGACCAATGA